DNA from Halictus rubicundus isolate RS-2024b unplaced genomic scaffold, iyHalRubi1_principal scaffold0029, whole genome shotgun sequence:
gatagagtataggataggatagaggatataataggatagaggataggataggatacaggataggataggatagaagatagaagatagaataggatagacgataggataggatagagaataggataggatagaggataggataggatagaggataggataggatagatcatacgatataggataggataggatagagaataggatacgatagaggataggataggattggatagagaataggatgggataggggatagcatataattaatatatatattaatgatttattattttttcggcCCGAGAGCCCTCATTTTGTGCGCTCCGATCTCCCGCAGGGCGGCTCCGATTGGCTGAGCGCGTAGCGGGGGGGAGACGACGTGTAGAGTATAAAACACATGGCGAACGGTCCAAAAGCATCAGTTTCTCTTTGGAACTTGTCGAGATCGCATATTAATCGAGCATCATGACTGGTCGTGGAAAGGGAGGAAAGGGATTGGGAAAGGGAGGAGCAAAGCGTCATAGGAAGGTTTTGCGTGATAACATCCAGGGTATCACCAAGCCTGCCATCCGTCGTCTGGCTCGTCGTGGCGGTGTCAAGCGTATTTCTGGATTGATCTACGAAGAAACTCGTGGTGTACTGAAGGTGTTCCTTGAGAACGTTATCCGTGACGCCGTCACCTACACCGAGCACGCCAAGAGGAAGACCGTGACTGCAATGGACGTCGTGTACGCCCTGAAGCGTCAAGGAAGAACCCTCTACGGTTTCGGCGGTTAAATATCCATACCCGTCATCATCGTTTACAAATCGGCCCTTTTCAGGGCCACCAAATCTTTAACGAAGGATACTCACCATTCACTAATAGTCTTTTCCTTGTCTAAacgtttatttaatattttactaaaAAGTGTAAGTTCAGATTTCTTAGGCTGTCTTAACATTAAAAATGTGATCTTTTAATTCAAAAGATCCCGTGTAAATTTTACTTAGATTTCTATTTGTGTCTAATACTACGAACTCATCGTTAATGAACATTCAGTACTTTCTCTGTGCATAGTTATTTTTACTCTCTAAAATAATCAGTACCAGATATAAGTTGGTTACGTCAATGACCGATGATATTGCAGTCGAGGATTGTTGCTCTTTCCGCTCTTAGACGCCTCGAAGCAATTATTAATGATGCCTGCATCAAATGAAGTTTACAGTACGATTATTCGTTTTGTCAAAACGATTATTCGTTTGGTCATCTTGACAAAAGCTTGCTACATAGTATATATACTCAGGTTGAAAGGGCAACGAAATGCGGCATAGGGCTGAACCTAACCTCGGCATGAAAAGCCTCTATAAGGATTCCTCCCCCCACAATCGATACGGGTGCCCAAGGGACTAATTTATGGGCTTGACTCGCTCAGCCAAACCAAATTTCTATTTCTTGAAATGTTACAAAAAGTATcaacgaaataaatttgtcaTAAAATTTTACTGGTAAACCTTTTGTCAGAATCTTATTTAAGAGAGGAATTTGATATTATACTGTATTTACGACGGACGATAATATAAAGATTTTAGCCGGTACAAAGTGTTAGATAATGGTCGGAACATTCAAACTAATTCCACCGTTCTTCAAATATCTACTGTTCTGAACACAGAAGTTCCTTACACAAACGCAACGTTTTTTCAATGCATAATGCAAGAATTTACACAGagaacaaaaaatgaaatataaggGAACTTCAGTTCGAATTGCTTTtacatgaaattaaattttaaaaatcccgaGGACCATGAATGAATTTCTaaagtaatttaaaatatttgcaCGAGATGGAGGAATAATTTATTCGGCTATCTTAATGTAGTTGTAGATAGGACAACATTTTAATGTTGTGGTAAGGATTGAAAGGTATAGTGAACGAAATTTGTCTgcgtaaaaatatttgttggcCCTGAGAAGGGCCGTTTAATCAACTTGGAGGAGCCGTTTACTTCGAGCTGGTGTACTTGGTCACAGCCTTGGTTCCTTCAGAGACTGCGTGCTTGGCCAGTTCACCAGGCAGGAGGAGCCTGACAGCGGTTTGAATCTCCCGAGACGTGATGGTAGATCTCTTGTTGTAATGAGCCAAACGGGAAGCTTCGGCAGCAATGCGCTCAAAGACATCATTCACGAAACTGTTCATGATGCTCATGGCTTTGCTGGAGATTCCAGTGTCAGGGTGGACCTGCTTCAACACCTTGTAGATGTAGATTGCGTAGCTctccttcctcctcctcttcttcttcttatcagTCTTGCTGATATTCTTCTGGGCCTTGCCGGCCTTCTTCACAGCTTTTCCACTCGCTTTAGGAGGCATCGTTGTAGTTTCTTCGAGAACTCGAGATGTTCACTCTAAGAGAACTGCAGCTAGAATGCTTGTCGCAAGGCAAGCGGCCTATATTTATATCGGTTAGGGGGTTCCGCAGTCCACCAATCGCGTGCGAGCTCGCCGTGGCGGCCATATGTCTGAATTCCCGCCATTATCGTGGCGATGGCTGACATCTGCTTTTACTGAGCCACCATgggaaataaaatattacacaTTGTATTATGGCCATTCAACAAACCCAAAATGATATTATCTACCATAAAATTTGTTAATGAAGTATGATTTGTACGCTGTCGAATATGATTATTAACAAATATTGCGCGTTGCTTGAGAATATTCAGTAGTTtcaaaatatagaatatattctGTTTCGTGTCTGaacataatattttaatatatactttaacctttttaatattttaatatcgaCTTGATCCTGTTACAAGGTCTATCAAATCCTGAAGATattgaatttcattaaaaattgcacAGTACTGAATTTTAAATGTTATCTGTACTATGAATACACGAAATCTGTTAGCTACTGCAACTATTACAGGAACAAAGAGTGACAATATATGTGCTGTTTGctgtagaatagaatagataatTTAAGAGAAAGTCTaactttaatattttagatcttgtTGTGGAAATAACGTTCAACGGAATATCGACCTGATCCTGTTACAAGTTCTAACAAATTCCGaagatattgaattttattaaatatttcacgGTATTGAATTTTAAATGTTATACGAATGCATGAAATTTGTAAACTACTGCAACTCTTGCAGGGAAAAGACTGGCACTATATATGTTGTTTgttgtagaataggataggtaaacTAAGAGAAGGTATGaagaaaagtaaaaagaaattcAGTCTTCTCACAAACGGTCTATGTTCTATTTATTTATCTTCGGGTAAAAGACTGTGAGTAGATGTCGCACATTTCTCAATTGTAAATTTTCTATATTGGAATCATTCTAAAttggaaagagaggaaagaacGTGGCGAAGCATTAGGTGTTCGGGAATCCCAACATTTTTGAGAAGCCGATTCGTCACGATCCATTCCGACCATCGAGTTCTCGTACATTTCTGCAAAGCATAAATCAGTTCCCCTCTATGGAAACTGGAAACCCGTTCCACAGTGAGGGGTTCATACATTTGTAATCGTATTCTATTATGTCACAAACAATTCCGGCTATGAGAATCCCGGCTTTACTGCTTTCCCTCGGGCAGATGATACGGGACCCCTATTAGTAGAATTCATTTCGTAGCAGGTAAGACTTTTCTGGCTACCTGGAGTAAGAAGGGTACAGGTAACATTGTTTCATATTTACAGCGAACAGAATTGTTCGGCATGGAAAAATTTAGTTGCCATAAGATGTTCGCTTCCTATACAAATAATAAGGAGAATCAACTCGGGAGAATATGGCATTTTTCTCATAATTCTATAGAAAATGGGATTGTTTCACGTGTAAAAATTTGTTGGCCCTGAAAAGGGCCATTTGAATTTGCTTGCTATGTATAGCAATGGGAATTGATTAGGAAACATATggaatttttttcataattctaTAGCAAATATGATTGTTCCACGTGTAAAAATTTGGTGGCCCTAAAAAGGGCCCTTTATGTTAGAATGAGAATCATGGTTGAAGAATAATTATTTCTTCGATGGGGATTTTACTGCTTTTGCAGCGGAGGCCTTCTTCGGTTTCGGAGTCTTAGTTTTGGCAGCAGGGGCCTTGACGGTCTTCTTGGCCTTGGACGGGCTCTTGGCTTCGCTGACTGCTTTGGCTTTTGTGGCAGCAGCTTTGGTTGCTGTCTTCTTCACGGCAGCGACCTTCTTTTCAACGGGCTTCTTCGGGGAAGCGGGTTTCTTCGCCGGAGAAGCTTTCTTGGCTACGGTCTTCTTCTCGACGGCTGGTTTCTTCGCTTCTTTTCGAGGACTCCTAGTCTTCTTGGTCTTAGAGATCTCCGTTGTGCTCTTGCCAGTGTTCAGCTTGAACGAGCCAGAAGCACCTTTGCCCTTGGTCTGCACCACTGCACCGGAAGTGACAGCGGTTTTCAAGTACCTCTTGATGAATGGCGCCAGTTTCTCGCCGTCGACCATGTACGTCGAAGCGATGTATTTCTTGATAGCTTGCAGGGATGACCCCTTGCGATCCTTCAGCTCCTTTATGGCGGAATTCACCATCTCGGATGTAGGCGGGTGCGAAGCTTTCACCCGTTGTGCTTTCGACTTGCTGCTCTTCGTTGCCTTCTTCGGAGTAGCGGTGCTCTCCACGGCTTCGGCGGTAACGTTCCCAGAGTTGGTCTTGTCCTCCATTGTTGCTCAACAATGTATGTTCGTACAGTAACTAATGGAAATAAGATTCCGTCTTGATGACTCTGAATCGGCTCGAGTATATCGGCTGGATGCGAGTGTTTTTCGTGTCTAACTCCCGGAACGCGCCCAATAGGACACGAGCGCGGACCACGGAGAGACGCTCAGCCAATATGTCGGACGCCGCGAATCCTTAACAACAACCAACCGGTAAACTAACTTCGACTTTCGACGATCATTTCGTCGCTCTCAAATTATGCAGATCGATGTACGACGCACCAAATTGTAGCTACTTGTTTGTAGTTTCGATCACGGCACTTTTTAAGGGCGTAATTCGCCCGTGCGACTCTGTATCGCACCGTATATTGGCGTCCCTCTTTTCGGTGCGATAGTGCATCGCGTagaaaaagatgaaaatttatagattttttaaCGTTTATGGACGTAAAAGTCCACGTGAATCGCGCAAAAGGAACCGATGCTAATTTACGTTGCGTTTCCGCAGCGATTCCTGTGACGGATACAGCGAAAACTTCGTTGAAACTTCACCGAGTGGTGATGTTCCTCGCAAACCATGGAGCTCGCTGTTGTTGGATTAAAATCAATTGCCATGAATCcattaaactttcttttttcaCACCCGAAATCCATTTTTCGTAGTATTTCCCTCTAGATTTGGCTATTTCCACGCTGATAATTAATCTTGTTCTTCGTTTAACCGTTTTAGTTCTCTGATCTCCCTCTCTGCGCAGTCATGTCCTATACGAAAAAATGACGACAGAGATGAATAAAGCTGAACGAAGAAATAGTATTTTTcttatgaaaatttttatattggaTTATAACAGACCGATTTTTAACAAAAGTACAAATTATTTGGATAATTTTGATCGTGGTATTATGTGAAAACGACAACCAGCTACTCTGCCGGACCAGATCTTCTATGTGATAGTATTATTAGCGTATTATATTTTCGATATTTTATCGTGTAAAATGTTATAGTGTTGGAATATTAGTACTTAAATATATTGCTAGCATTTATTGATGATATTTTCTATTACAGTTTATCTGGGAAACTGTACTGAGGAATAAGAATAAAATAGTGAAATGAGTCACGTCGTTAGggaattatattgtatattgaattatattgttaaattgtaGATCCAAGGTGTGGTCGTCATTTCCCACAATGTGTGACTACGTGTATCATGAAAAAGATAACGAATCGTAGGTTTTGCAATACTTAATACGAATCAGGTGTatgtattttcaaaatacatGATAAGAAAATGCAAATTTAGTCCATGCACCGAAACAGACGACTGCATCTATTCGAAATGAGGCCAGATATAAATTTTTAGAAGCATAGGAGATCTTATGGGGAACATATCAATTATAAGACACGTCATCATTCGCTTGTGAAAATCCTGGCGTGCTTTACAGTTTCGTTGCCGAACATGTATTGCGGGGTAAGATAAGATACCTATAAACAATATGAACTCAAAGTAAAACAAACAGTGATTAATTTTGGTAGGGTAATCATTATTGTTCATTTATTACGCATCAGTGCAATAGACAGAACAGAGCAGTTCATAAACACATTCAAGTATGGTGGTCTACTTCGGCTGTCTGGTAAGTGCTCCCATCTGGAAGGGAAAGTAGGAAGCTGTGCTCCAACATATGTGCTTGTAAATTGTTAACAGCCATCATGCACAAGTTATAATGTTCATGACTTAACCTGTCGACTCCAGTAATGGAAATATCTAAACTTTCTAGTACATTGTTTTTCGCTACGTCATTCAAAAAGCTTTCTTAATTCCTCGTAATCTCTCGctctgttttttcaaattcATAGTTAATGAGCACTCTTAATGTCCAATTACGATCTTGGATAAGTCGGAGGTTGCGCCACCTCCTTGATTTTTCTCGACTTCATGCATATTTTCTTTTAGTTgccatttcctctctggtagcATCCTCCTTGATGCAGTCGGTGAAGAGTGTTGTTGCGTGTATACATGTGCATTTagatttgtaaaatttagatttAGTTCATTGAATCATCGAGTCAATTTTTTTAGAGACGCGTATCCTAGTTTGTGACGATTTTACAGTTGTTTGTGAATATATTGCacgtaatattaaaaatattgttcaacgACAACATTCGCGCCATCTGCAGTACAGACGTCTATagtgaaattgtaatgattttTTGCGACTATGACTCATATCAAAGTAAACATTAATGACAAATAATCTGTACATCGTGTCAGTGGACAATAGTCATTTTATTAGGAGTTCCTCATTTTTACATAGTGACATGTatgataaaaacaaaatatgttGTCGTTGAAGTGACTGTTTGACTCGAGTTTGGTTAACGTCTCCGCTGAGAAATTTTATAACCAAAACGTGTGTTAATAATAACTAGGTTAATAACTAGGATTAATGACTAggttttattcgaaatatttgaaaaatacacATAAATCTTACGAAGGTTGTTTTGTTTATATAATATCAATGTACAGGTTATATTACTGCGTCAAGAATAAATTAGGTCGTACAGAGCTGACATTTGTTCAGTCTGCAATCATATTTTGTTAAATGTGAAATGAACgttcaataaaaagaaaaacatccCCTTTTACGAAATGTTACATTTCTCTGTCAACCCAATGTATGTTAAGATTTCATGCAAAACGAACAATATCACGATCTCGTGAAACGAGAGCCTCAATCTATTTAGGAATTGTGAAACTATTCCAAGAATATGTTGTACAATTTATCGGAATATAATGTACTGTTCAGAACAGAAGTTCCTTACATAAACGCAACGTTTTCTCAAAGCATCAATGCAAGAATTGCCAAGAATCAAACTATATTTAGAGAATTACTTTAACAAGGagaacaaaaaatgaaatataaggAACTTCAGTTCGAATTAATTTCacatgaaattaaatttaaaaaatcccgAGAACCATGAATGAATTTCGAAAGCAGTTTAAAATATCTGTACAAGATGGAGGAATAATTTATTCGACTATCCTAATGTAGTTGTAAACAGGAGAACATTTTAATATATGGTAAGGATTGAAAGGTATAGTGAACGACTTTTTCTgcgtaaaaatatttgttggcCCTGAGAAGGGCCGTTTAATCAACTTGGAGGAGCCGTTTACTTCGAGCTGGTGTACTTGGTCACAGCCTTGGTTCCTTCAGAGACTGCGTGCTTGGCCAGTTCACCAGGCAGGAGGAGCCTGACAGCGGTTTGAATCTCCCGAGACGTGATGGTAGATCTCTTGTTGTAATGAGCCAAACGGGAAGCTTCGGCAGCAATGCGCTCAAAGACATCATTCACGAAACTGTTCATGATGCTCATGGCTTTACTGGAGATTCCAGTGTCAGGGTGGACCTGCTTCAACACCTTGTAGATATAGATTGCGTAGCTctccttcctcctcctcttcttcttcttgtcagTCTTGCTGATGTTCTTCTGGGCCTTGCCGGCCTTCTTCACAGCTTTTCCGCTCGCTTTGGGTGGCATCTTCGTCAATTAGGTTGTATGGTTCAGATGTACTAGTCACCTCGATGAGAGTTGGATACTGAATGTGCCGTAACGGTGAAAACGCCCCCTTTATGTGGCGTAACGCTACGCGGCGCGACGGCCAATCAGGGACGAGCTCGCGCGCCGTTGGCTGCCGCCCGACACATGTGGAGCGTATATAATAAAAGCGTTTCCTCCTCCATCATCAGATCTCCTTCGAGTTTCGTTGAGTTCGTTTCGATTGTACTCTTTTCGAATCATCTATCATGTCTGGACGCGGCAAAGGTGGCAAAGCTAAGGGAAAGGCGAAGTCCCGTTCTAACAGAGCTGGTCTGCAGTTCCCAGTCGGTCGTATCCACCGTCTTCTTCGTAAAGGCAATTACGCCGAGCGTGTTGGAGCTGGTGCACCCGTCTACTTGGCAGCAGTGATGGAATATCTGGCTGCCGAAGTGTTGGAGTTGGCAGGAAATGCAGCTCGTGACAACAAGAAGACCAGAATTATCCCGAGACACTTGCAACTCGCCATCAAGAATGACGAGGAGTTAAACAAACTTCTCTCTGGAGTGACCATCGCCCAAGGTGGTGTCTTGCCAAACATTCAGGCTGTTCTCCTGCCCAAGAAGACGGACAAGAAAGCTTAACTACACAATAGTTCCAACATATTCGAAATGGCCCTTTTCAGGGCCACAAAATATTTCATACGAAGGAAACCATCTGATTAACTAATACGAATACCTCCTACTCTTACAAATCCAAAATGAACTACCTTTTATGAATGTTTTTATAGAATTCGATCTATACATAGCTTAACAGTTTTTCGAAAGCATTTAGACACTTTGTCTCACGTTACTTCTAGTAGTATGCACATTTGTTAATTTGTGTCTGCACAATTTCGAGTTGCCCGCCACCATACGGAGCTTGTTCTTTTAACATGCCATGAAAACTCAACCCTGATCCTGTAATAAATTAAACGAAAGCGAGATAGCATTGAACTATCTGACTtcgattttcttaaaaaataaaccGTTGATGCACCCTGTGTGCACAAGGAACATTTTTGTTCATAACGAAGACACCAATATCATGACTAAGCTCTTACTTTAAATAAATGCAACAATTCACAATATAATACTAGAAAAACGACAAATTTTGCTGCATCTGCTGCGAAACAAATCGGTTAGAAATTCAGAATCGTGAaacggaaaatattttctgacGTTGCCGCGCAAAAACCTTGTGTTCTTTGTTCACTATCGGAAGAATGCAGAAGGCGGGAACCCTTCCCCTATCGTCATGCGTCACTAGGGCTGCGCGGAGGGTCTTTAGAATCTGGAGGGAAAGCATGATGGTGGAGCCCGCCATATTCTACCGTATTCTTAGTTGATCCATAACTCAAAGAAAAGAACGTTTAACGATTAACAATCAGTTAATACTGAATTATGTAAGGTTTCTGTGATTTCGGGGTTCCTTGCTCCATGTTAGTCAGTTGCGGCGGTAACGAAAAAACTAAACGAGTAAAACTATGAATGTCGTAATTACACCGAACCGCTTGTCTACAAACACAAACTACATAAATATTTTGGCCACGGCTTCTATCTCTGGTAACTCAAACCACAACGATGCCCGCGTGAGATGCAAACATGTTATGTGAGAAATACTGTAGAATTAAATATACAAATAGGAATACTACGAATTCGAGAGTTTGGTGATACAGGTATACATTCATATAGCTGAATTGCTGCGTGTTACTACGTTTAAACCAATTTTGGCCCTGAAAAGGGCCGTTTGTATAActcaagaaaaagaaattaagcTCTTTCTCCACGGATGCGACGAGCCAGCTGGATGTCTTTAGGCATGATGGTCACACGTTTGGCATGAATAGCGCAAAGGTTGGTATCTTCAAACAGACCAACCAAGTAAGCTTCACTGGCTTCCTGAAGTGCCATAACAGCCGAGCTCTGGAACCGCAGATCGGTTTTGAAGTCCTGAGCGATTTCACGAACCAGACGTTGGAAAGGCAACTTTCTGATCAGAAGCTCAGTGCTCTTCTGGTATCTACGGATTTCACGAAGAGCGACGGTTCCAGGCCTGTAGCGATGAGGTTTCTTTACTCCACCGGTGGCCGGAGCACTCTTACGAGCTGCCTTGGTGGCCAACTGCTTACGTGGAGCCTTTCCACCAGTCGATTTACGAGCCGTCTGCTTGGTACGAGCCATTTCGTAAAGGGTTGTAGAAACACGAAGAACAGATGTCCGTACAGTTACGTAGTTCAACGAGAATTAGATTCAGCCGGCCCGAGAGCTCTCGTTTTATGCGCTACTATCGGCCGCAGGGCGGCTCCGATTGGCTGAGCGCGTAGAGGGGGGGGAGACGACGTGTAGAGTATAAAACACATGGCGAACGGTCCAAAAGCATCAGTTTCTCTTTGGAACTTGTCGAGATCGCATATTAATCGAGCATCATGACTGGTCGTGGAAAGGGAGGAAAGGGATTGGGAAAGGGAGGAGCAAAGCGTCATAGGAAGGTTTTGCGTGATAACATCCAGGGTATCACCAAGCCCGCCATTCGTCGTCTGGCTCGTCGTGGCGGTGTCAAGCGTATTTCTGGATTGATCTACGAAGAAACTCGTGGTGTACTGAAGGTGTTCCTTGAGAACGTCATCCGTGACGCCGTCACCTACACCGAGCACGCCAAGAGGAAGACCGTGACTGCAATGGACGTCGTGTACGCCCTGAAGCGTCAAGGAAGAACCCTCTACGGTTTCGGCGGTTAAAATATCCATATCCGTCATCATCGTTCACAAAATCGGCCCTTTTCAGGgccaacaaatttttaaacgaaGGAAACTTGCCAACTTAAGAATTGCCCCTAACAATAACCTTTCACCGTGttcgaatattttgtaataaattagCAAATTTCTGAGAATGGTCGACTTATATCAACGTTTACAAGtagtttttaacaaaagttttagtATTGACGACTGTTTTATGTCTATATTTTGTCTACGTTGCAGAATTTTAATGATAATGTCGTATCTATAAATGTTTATCATTGCATGAATTCTTAGAATTGTGCTTACCCTAAAGCCGCAAACTATTTGCAAGCCTGTCtataagttttttgtaaattttcttataattcaCCCTCATGTTAGCTCACGCTAATCACAACCTATCAATCGATTACCAgaaatatccattatgcttaaAGGTTAGAGAGCCCTCTGTTCTA
Protein-coding regions in this window:
- the LOC143363254 gene encoding histone H1-like, whose translation is MEDKTNSGNVTAEAVESTATPKKATKSSKSKAQRVKASHPPTSEMVNSAIKELKDRKGSSLQAIKKYIASTYMVDGEKLAPFIKRYLKTAVTSGAVVQTKGKGASGSFKLNTGKSTTEISKTKKTRSPRKEAKKPAVEKKTVAKKASPAKKPASPKKPVEKKVAAVKKTATKAAATKAKAVSEAKSPSKAKKTVKAPAAKTKTPKPKKASAAKAVKSPSKK
- the LOC143363261 gene encoding histone H2B, producing the protein MPPKASGKAVKKAGKAQKNISKTDKKKKRRRKESYAIYIYKVLKQVHPDTGISSKAMSIMNSFVNDVFERIAAEASRLAHYNKRSTITSREIQTAVRLLLPGELAKHAVSEGTKAVTKYTSSK
- the LOC143363260 gene encoding histone H2B, translated to MPPKASGKAVKKAGKAQKNISKTDKKKKRRRKESYAIYIYKVLKQVHPDTGISSKAMSIMNSFVNDVFERIAAEASRLAHYNKRSTITSREIQTAVRLLLPGELAKHAVSEGTKAVTKYTSSK
- the LOC143363252 gene encoding histone H4, with product MTGRGKGGKGLGKGGAKRHRKVLRDNIQGITKPAIRRLARRGGVKRISGLIYEETRGVLKVFLENVIRDAVTYTEHAKRKTVTAMDVVYALKRQGRTLYGFGG
- the LOC143363257 gene encoding histone H3, producing MARTKQTARKSTGGKAPRKQLATKAARKSAPATGGVKKPHRYRPGTVALREIRRYQKSTELLIRKLPFQRLVREIAQDFKTDLRFQSSAVMALQEASEAYLVGLFEDTNLCAIHAKRVTIMPKDIQLARRIRGERA
- the LOC143363262 gene encoding histone H4, which translates into the protein MTGRGKGGKGLGKGGAKRHRKVLRDNIQGITKPAIRRLARRGGVKRISGLIYEETRGVLKVFLENVIRDAVTYTEHAKRKTVTAMDVVYALKRQGRTLYGFGG
- the LOC143363259 gene encoding histone H2A-like is translated as MSGRGKGGKAKGKAKSRSNRAGLQFPVGRIHRLLRKGNYAERVGAGAPVYLAAVMEYLAAEVLELAGNAARDNKKTRIIPRHLQLAIKNDEELNKLLSGVTIAQGGVLPNIQAVLLPKKTDKKA